In one Nitrospira sp. CR1.1 genomic region, the following are encoded:
- a CDS encoding DEAD/DEAH box helicase, protein MSVRPWTAALRDWQARAVADVLAQKRDDYLVTATPAAGKTRFALRIAHHYLAERAAGRVLVVCPTNHLRTQWASAAGQAGIQLDPALSNEQACEARDYHGAVVTYQQVCLAPDVFRRACRNRRTLVILDELHHAGDGKDWGKALRESFGEAVFRLALSGTPFRSDNNPIPYVRYEQGESQADFTYGYSHSIRDGVCRPILFPSYEGELTWLSDGREHRATFEDGLTFDRQRERLKTALLQETWLGPVLSDAHAELQRLRKQEQADAGGLIVTMNQDHARQVADLVQRLTGQRALVAVSDDPSASKTIETFAHHKTQQWLVAVNMVSEGVDIPRLRVGVYATNVLTEMYFRQVVGRFVRMQDKVPKPQRAWLYLPKDATLVHYAKRIKVERDHVLEEIMPAVQRTLFGTAATSLKEYIPLNGVARLDALIGADEGEPSVTGKGQPEPALALHDQKNILRDKHRLLVGAVARKCGMDHRQLNAELIKRTGGRVDQATIPQLERRIALLEKWRDSGFDKKR, encoded by the coding sequence GTGAGCGTTCGACCTTGGACAGCCGCGTTGCGCGACTGGCAGGCCCGTGCGGTGGCTGACGTCTTGGCGCAGAAGCGCGACGATTATCTCGTGACGGCGACGCCGGCTGCGGGAAAAACACGGTTTGCGCTGCGGATCGCCCATCATTATCTGGCGGAGCGCGCTGCCGGCCGGGTGCTGGTGGTCTGTCCGACGAATCATCTGCGGACGCAGTGGGCTTCGGCGGCAGGACAGGCCGGTATTCAACTAGACCCGGCTCTGTCCAACGAACAGGCCTGCGAAGCGCGTGATTATCACGGCGCAGTGGTGACCTATCAGCAGGTCTGTCTGGCCCCGGACGTGTTCCGGCGCGCCTGCCGCAATCGAAGGACCCTGGTCATTCTCGACGAACTACACCATGCCGGAGACGGCAAGGACTGGGGGAAGGCGCTGCGTGAATCGTTCGGTGAAGCGGTGTTTCGCCTGGCCCTGTCTGGCACGCCATTCCGATCCGACAATAATCCCATTCCGTATGTGCGGTATGAGCAGGGCGAAAGTCAGGCGGATTTTACGTATGGGTATTCGCATTCCATACGGGACGGGGTCTGCCGTCCCATTCTCTTTCCGAGTTATGAGGGAGAACTGACCTGGTTGTCCGACGGGCGCGAGCACCGGGCGACGTTTGAGGATGGCTTGACCTTCGATCGCCAGCGGGAGCGGCTCAAGACGGCATTGCTCCAGGAAACCTGGTTGGGGCCGGTGTTGAGTGACGCCCATGCCGAGTTGCAGCGACTGCGGAAGCAGGAGCAGGCGGATGCGGGCGGCCTGATCGTGACCATGAATCAGGATCATGCGCGGCAGGTGGCCGACCTGGTGCAGCGACTCACTGGCCAGCGCGCGCTGGTTGCCGTGTCAGACGATCCCTCCGCCTCGAAGACAATCGAGACCTTCGCCCACCACAAGACCCAACAATGGTTGGTGGCGGTGAACATGGTGAGTGAAGGCGTCGATATTCCGCGCCTCCGTGTCGGGGTGTACGCGACCAATGTGTTGACGGAAATGTATTTTCGTCAGGTCGTAGGGCGGTTTGTGCGGATGCAGGATAAGGTGCCGAAACCGCAACGGGCCTGGCTCTACCTGCCGAAGGATGCCACGCTGGTGCATTATGCCAAGCGGATCAAGGTTGAGCGCGATCATGTGCTCGAGGAGATCATGCCTGCCGTGCAACGGACGCTGTTCGGTACGGCGGCGACATCGCTGAAAGAATATATTCCGCTCAATGGCGTAGCGCGGCTCGATGCCCTGATCGGCGCGGATGAGGGTGAGCCCTCCGTGACAGGGAAGGGACAACCGGAGCCGGCTCTCGCGCTGCACGACCAGAAAAATATTTTGCGGGACAAGCACCGGCTCCTTGTCGGGGCCGTGGCGAGAAAGTGCGGGATGGATCATCGGCAACTCAACGCGGAACTGATCAAACGGACCGGCGGCCGCGTCGATCAGGCAACCATTCCCCAGTTGGAACGGCGGATTGCCCTGTTGGAGAAGTGGCGGGATTCCGGCTTCGACAAAAAGCGTTGA
- a CDS encoding DNA-binding protein VF530 — MAISHPRDPLHGITLETIVTTLVERHGWAELGRRLPVRCFLNNPSVKSSLTFLRKTQWARERVEGMYIAELE; from the coding sequence ATGGCCATCTCCCATCCCCGCGATCCATTGCACGGCATCACTCTGGAGACCATTGTCACCACGCTTGTTGAACGGCACGGGTGGGCGGAACTCGGCCGTCGTCTGCCCGTGCGCTGCTTCCTGAATAACCCGAGCGTCAAGTCGAGCCTCACATTTCTTCGCAAGACGCAGTGGGCGCGCGAGCGGGTTGAGGGCATGTACATCGCGGAGTTGGAGTGA
- a CDS encoding AAA family ATPase, which translates to MAGNKVKRPARTATKTSKKKAATQVAKKAVATKKAPVRRAKATRAGKSSVAVVVLSGSTPLRRNKAAELVAEELQLDLSKVNLSSVVSQRVGETEKNINRVFDEAERSGSILFFDGADALFGKHRAAKDGASHYANAGAAHLLQRIEDHKGLVILTTNGKSRIDQALSKQAKVSVLVGIEKKPQKKTA; encoded by the coding sequence ATGGCTGGGAACAAGGTGAAGCGGCCGGCACGTACGGCGACGAAGACATCGAAAAAGAAAGCGGCAACACAGGTGGCGAAGAAGGCCGTGGCCACAAAAAAGGCTCCGGTGCGCCGGGCCAAGGCTACTCGGGCCGGTAAATCGTCGGTGGCGGTTGTGGTGCTGTCTGGTTCCACGCCTCTCCGCAGGAACAAGGCAGCCGAGCTTGTCGCGGAAGAACTGCAGTTGGACTTATCGAAAGTGAATCTCTCCTCCGTGGTGAGCCAGCGGGTCGGCGAAACCGAGAAAAACATCAACCGGGTCTTCGACGAGGCGGAACGCAGCGGATCGATTCTGTTCTTCGATGGGGCGGATGCCCTGTTTGGCAAGCACCGGGCCGCCAAGGACGGCGCGAGCCACTATGCCAATGCCGGAGCGGCTCATCTGCTGCAGCGCATTGAAGACCACAAGGGCCTGGTGATTCTGACGACCAACGGGAAAAGCCGGATCGATCAAGCCTTGTCGAAGCAGGCGAAGGTATCGGTCTTGGTGGGCATCGAGAAGAAGCCACAGAAGAAGACGGCCTGA
- a CDS encoding peptide chain release factor 3 → MSLPVEKSASDELRREVLRRRTFAIISHPDAGKTTLTEKLLLYAGAVHLAGAVQARSTQRQAKSDWMELEQARGISITSTMLQFDYQGARVNLLDTPGHQDFSEDTYRTLMAVDSAVMVLDGAKGIEPQTKKLFAVCRKRGIPILTFINKMDQPGRHPFDLLDEIERTLGMTAVPFNWPIGEGSGFQGLYDFQNRQVLFFQRTSHNQRRAPMTVEAFPNPKLAETLGDAYGPLQEEIGLLTGAGTSFDRDRFLAGELTPVFFGSALTNFGVGPFLDAFTKLAPPPGPRHSAQGLVQPTDDTFSGFVFKIQANMDPQHRDRMAFLRICSGRFEKDMMVHHARLGRKIRMTRPHRLFGRDRETIDEAYPGDVVGLVNPGLFTIGDTLTSDPSLTFDPIPHFPPECFGLLRTQDISKHKQFQKGLKQLEEEGVMQIFYSPDHVRREPVLAAVGELQFDVVMSRLENEYGVNTSVERMPHSLARWIVGDPATIAAVYWPSDTVRLVDQQGRAVMLFTTEHLLAYCIKSNPSIKFLLREEVEQAIPP, encoded by the coding sequence ATGTCCCTGCCGGTTGAGAAGTCCGCCTCCGACGAGTTACGGCGAGAAGTGCTGCGTCGGCGCACCTTTGCCATCATTTCCCACCCGGACGCCGGGAAAACCACGTTGACGGAAAAATTGCTGCTCTATGCGGGCGCGGTCCACTTGGCCGGCGCGGTGCAGGCTCGCTCCACACAGCGCCAGGCTAAATCCGACTGGATGGAATTGGAACAGGCACGGGGGATTTCGATTACCTCGACCATGCTGCAATTCGATTATCAAGGCGCGCGGGTCAATCTCCTCGACACGCCCGGCCACCAGGACTTCAGCGAAGACACCTATCGCACCCTCATGGCCGTGGATAGCGCGGTGATGGTACTGGACGGCGCCAAAGGTATCGAGCCGCAAACCAAGAAGCTGTTTGCCGTGTGTCGCAAACGCGGTATCCCCATCCTGACCTTCATCAACAAAATGGACCAACCGGGCCGGCACCCCTTCGATTTGCTCGATGAGATCGAGCGCACACTGGGCATGACGGCGGTACCATTCAATTGGCCGATCGGCGAAGGCTCCGGCTTTCAAGGCCTGTACGATTTCCAGAACCGCCAGGTGTTGTTCTTCCAGCGCACTTCGCACAACCAACGTCGCGCCCCGATGACAGTTGAGGCGTTCCCGAATCCGAAACTCGCGGAGACGTTGGGCGACGCCTATGGCCCGCTGCAAGAGGAAATCGGACTCTTGACGGGCGCCGGCACCTCTTTCGATCGAGACCGCTTCCTGGCCGGTGAACTCACCCCGGTCTTCTTCGGCAGCGCGCTGACCAATTTCGGCGTCGGGCCGTTTCTCGACGCCTTCACGAAACTCGCGCCGCCTCCCGGGCCGCGACACAGCGCCCAAGGCCTGGTGCAACCGACAGACGACACCTTCTCCGGCTTCGTGTTCAAGATCCAGGCGAACATGGATCCGCAACATCGGGACCGCATGGCCTTCCTCCGCATCTGCTCCGGCCGCTTTGAAAAAGACATGATGGTTCATCACGCCAGGCTGGGCCGCAAGATCCGGATGACGCGTCCCCATCGCCTCTTCGGCCGCGACCGTGAAACCATCGACGAAGCCTACCCCGGCGACGTGGTGGGCCTGGTGAATCCGGGCCTGTTTACCATCGGCGATACGCTGACCTCCGATCCATCACTCACCTTCGATCCCATTCCGCATTTTCCACCGGAATGTTTCGGCCTCCTGCGGACGCAGGATATCTCCAAGCACAAACAGTTCCAAAAGGGGCTCAAGCAATTGGAAGAAGAAGGGGTCATGCAGATTTTCTACTCGCCGGACCATGTGCGACGCGAACCGGTGCTGGCCGCGGTGGGCGAACTGCAGTTTGATGTGGTGATGTCCCGCCTGGAAAACGAGTACGGCGTCAACACCTCAGTCGAGCGCATGCCCCATAGCCTGGCGCGGTGGATCGTCGGTGATCCGGCAACGATCGCGGCTGTCTATTGGCCGTCCGATACTGTCCGCCTCGTGGATCAGCAGGGCCGCGCCGTCATGCTCTTTACCACCGAACACCTGCTGGCCTATTGCATCAAATCAAACCCGTCCATCAAGTTTCTCCTGCGGGAAGAAGTCGAGCAGGCCATACCACCATAA
- a CDS encoding MFS transporter, protein MPASDLPVTTSIPQRMDRLPWSRWHWLVVTALGVTWILDGLEVSIVAALGPVLTLSTTLHLTASEVGLTASAYLAGSVVGAIVFSYLTDRQGRKKWFMFTLMLYLAATVLTAFSWDLWSFMFCRFLTGAGIGGEYAAINSAIDELIPARRRGHTDLAINGSWWLGSAAGALLTIVLLNPLLIPEYLGWRLCFGLGAVLGVSILLVRRVVPESPRWLMTHGGVKEAEQIVSGIEAQVMRDEQLASLPSVEGSITIHGRTHATLATVARELFTAYPRRTSLGIVLMVTQSFMYNAISFTYPFVLTKFYAVPSHRIGLYIVPFAIGNFLGPLLLGRFFDTIGRKQMISFTYAVAGCLLAATGYLFFQGAFTSVTQTVAWSAIFFFASAGASAAYLTVSEIFPMEIRAMAIAFFFVVAQGAGIAAPWLYGKLIETSAESVLYGYLLGAGMMILGAIVELWLGVKAEGRSLEQIAMPLSAQPVPSRAPHV, encoded by the coding sequence ATGCCTGCCTCGGATCTTCCCGTAACAACGAGCATTCCGCAGCGCATGGACCGCCTGCCATGGTCGCGTTGGCACTGGTTGGTGGTCACGGCCCTTGGCGTGACCTGGATTTTAGATGGGCTTGAAGTGTCCATCGTGGCCGCGCTCGGTCCGGTACTCACCCTTTCCACGACCTTACATTTGACCGCGTCTGAGGTCGGCCTCACTGCTTCGGCCTATCTGGCCGGATCAGTGGTGGGCGCCATTGTCTTCTCTTATCTGACCGACCGTCAGGGGCGGAAGAAGTGGTTCATGTTCACGCTGATGCTCTACCTGGCCGCGACCGTGTTGACGGCGTTCTCCTGGGATCTCTGGAGTTTTATGTTCTGCCGTTTCTTGACCGGTGCCGGTATCGGCGGTGAATATGCGGCGATCAATTCTGCCATCGATGAACTGATTCCCGCCCGCCGGCGCGGGCATACCGATCTGGCGATCAATGGAAGCTGGTGGCTGGGAAGCGCTGCCGGCGCACTGCTGACGATTGTCCTGTTGAACCCCTTATTGATTCCGGAATATCTGGGCTGGCGTCTCTGCTTCGGGCTAGGCGCCGTGCTTGGCGTGAGTATTTTGCTCGTCAGACGGGTCGTGCCAGAAAGTCCGCGGTGGCTCATGACCCATGGAGGTGTGAAGGAGGCCGAGCAGATCGTGTCCGGCATTGAAGCGCAGGTCATGCGCGATGAACAACTCGCCTCGCTTCCGTCGGTCGAGGGATCGATCACCATCCATGGACGCACGCACGCGACCCTTGCCACCGTGGCACGGGAGTTGTTTACGGCCTATCCCCGTCGCACGTCCCTGGGAATTGTGCTGATGGTGACCCAATCGTTCATGTACAATGCGATTTCATTCACCTATCCCTTTGTGCTCACAAAATTTTACGCCGTGCCGAGCCACCGCATTGGCCTGTACATTGTGCCGTTTGCGATTGGCAACTTTCTGGGCCCCTTGTTGCTGGGCCGCTTTTTCGATACCATCGGCCGCAAGCAGATGATCAGCTTCACCTATGCTGTCGCCGGTTGTTTACTGGCGGCCACTGGGTATCTGTTTTTTCAGGGCGCGTTCACCTCCGTGACGCAAACCGTGGCGTGGTCGGCGATTTTCTTTTTTGCTTCCGCCGGGGCGAGTGCCGCCTATCTGACCGTCAGCGAGATCTTTCCGATGGAGATCCGCGCGATGGCCATCGCGTTCTTTTTTGTCGTGGCCCAGGGAGCGGGAATTGCGGCCCCCTGGTTATACGGTAAGCTAATCGAAACATCAGCCGAGAGTGTCTTATACGGATATCTGCTGGGAGCCGGAATGATGATTCTCGGTGCAATCGTGGAGTTGTGGTTAGGGGTGAAGGCCGAGGGGCGATCACTCGAACAAATCGCGATGCCGCTATCCGCCCAACCTGTCCCGAGTCGTGCCCCGCACGTCTGA
- a CDS encoding mechanosensitive ion channel, which produces MHKPVTLALWLLISFVHLSAASAQTPSLSTDKAVRSPSETVGGNLDQSVADGPAPDAAAADLQHKRAAAEKELNELAAPLAARKDTAGGQGDGRMIERRALLQQLVQLYEQHLDALRNLEQMQRRVGEAERQEKEWNGFPTPPPYSVLKIDELRDAARSMTLTTQGVQARLTRTESLAESTQRRLKASQEKARQLSERLEEVQDPAKREALTGDRDLARLRERVEGARIGMLEAEKRQIQEEVTEARHRKALLTRQLKVAEGDPAFTQQDYDKLTKRLEAEYQSLTDEMERAVAAQSMHRQAVAAGEATLAAATSRRAGSGTASSTSKAERLTQLTESVDLTRLQYDNANLHVELLREMLSGLEQERHIWEIRFATARETLSVAEEREANSKVVAAAKQIRGWKEYALQQLGTVGNLITDVEDRLAEASSPATAHYFTDKLRLFRHREDLYRRALQRTDSLRSLIDNKQAEFAQREQARSVLARMKDWGRTLLVMVSNGWQVELFAAEDTIEVDGKSITGHRSVTVGKVVTALAMLIVGYWAAGIMARFAERQAIARFQIDPNVANIIRQWALACFFLLLVIATLMSVKIPITAFAFLGGALAIGVGFGTQNLLKNVISGLLLLLERPLRVGDVIEVDGIKGLVTSIGLRSSTIRDLNGVETLIPNSNLLERNLTNWTYSSFRKRYSLRIAVATGSDARRVKDRLRDLAGQHGQILKEPDPYVLFEDFSEQALVFVLHYWIEISPGIDAATVASDLRFMIERTFAEENIVRK; this is translated from the coding sequence GTGCACAAGCCGGTTACTCTCGCCCTCTGGCTTCTGATCAGTTTCGTCCATCTTTCTGCTGCTTCGGCTCAGACCCCGTCGTTGTCCACCGACAAGGCGGTCCGGTCTCCATCAGAAACCGTTGGGGGCAACCTGGACCAGTCGGTGGCCGATGGGCCGGCGCCCGACGCTGCTGCCGCGGATCTTCAACACAAACGCGCGGCGGCAGAAAAAGAGCTGAACGAACTCGCGGCACCGTTAGCCGCGCGGAAGGACACGGCGGGTGGCCAGGGTGACGGGCGCATGATTGAGCGGCGCGCCCTCTTACAGCAGTTGGTGCAACTCTACGAGCAACATCTCGACGCGTTGCGCAATCTCGAGCAGATGCAGCGGCGCGTGGGGGAGGCCGAACGCCAGGAGAAGGAATGGAACGGATTTCCCACGCCGCCACCCTATTCGGTGTTGAAAATCGATGAATTGCGCGACGCCGCTCGATCTATGACGCTCACGACGCAAGGCGTCCAAGCCAGGCTCACTAGGACCGAAAGCCTGGCTGAGAGCACGCAGCGCAGGCTCAAAGCCTCCCAGGAGAAAGCCCGGCAATTGTCGGAGCGTCTTGAAGAAGTCCAGGATCCCGCCAAACGGGAAGCTCTCACAGGGGATCGCGACCTCGCCCGTTTGCGCGAGCGGGTGGAAGGCGCGCGAATCGGCATGTTGGAGGCAGAGAAGCGGCAGATCCAGGAAGAGGTGACGGAAGCGCGTCACCGTAAGGCGCTGCTCACGCGCCAACTCAAGGTTGCCGAAGGTGATCCTGCATTCACGCAACAGGACTACGACAAGCTCACAAAGCGCCTGGAAGCTGAATATCAATCGCTGACGGACGAAATGGAGCGAGCGGTCGCCGCGCAATCGATGCACCGTCAGGCGGTCGCGGCGGGGGAGGCGACACTCGCTGCGGCGACTTCACGGAGAGCCGGGTCTGGGACCGCCTCCTCCACGTCGAAGGCGGAACGCCTGACGCAGCTCACCGAGTCGGTCGACCTGACTCGGCTGCAGTACGACAATGCCAATCTGCACGTCGAGTTGCTGCGCGAGATGCTGAGTGGCCTTGAGCAGGAGCGGCATATTTGGGAAATCCGTTTTGCCACGGCGCGCGAGACTCTCTCCGTCGCCGAAGAACGAGAGGCGAATTCGAAGGTGGTCGCTGCCGCCAAGCAGATTCGAGGGTGGAAAGAATATGCGCTGCAGCAGCTGGGCACGGTGGGCAATCTCATCACCGATGTGGAAGACCGCCTCGCGGAAGCTTCATCGCCGGCTACGGCGCACTATTTCACCGATAAACTGCGCCTCTTTCGCCACCGGGAGGATTTGTATCGGCGCGCGCTCCAACGAACGGATTCCTTACGGAGCTTAATTGACAATAAGCAGGCGGAATTTGCCCAACGTGAGCAGGCCAGGTCGGTTCTCGCGCGTATGAAGGATTGGGGGCGAACCTTGTTAGTGATGGTGAGCAATGGCTGGCAGGTTGAGTTGTTTGCCGCCGAAGACACCATTGAAGTCGATGGAAAAAGCATCACCGGCCACCGGAGCGTCACGGTAGGGAAAGTCGTGACGGCGCTGGCGATGTTGATCGTCGGGTATTGGGCGGCAGGAATCATGGCGCGATTTGCCGAGCGGCAGGCCATCGCGAGGTTTCAAATCGATCCAAACGTCGCCAACATCATCCGCCAATGGGCCCTGGCCTGTTTTTTCCTGCTCCTCGTGATCGCGACCCTGATGTCGGTAAAAATTCCGATCACCGCCTTCGCGTTTCTCGGGGGCGCATTGGCGATCGGGGTGGGATTCGGCACCCAGAATCTGCTGAAGAACGTGATCAGCGGCCTGTTGCTGCTGCTGGAGCGGCCTCTGCGTGTGGGCGATGTGATCGAGGTGGATGGCATCAAGGGATTGGTGACGAGCATCGGCTTGCGCTCGTCGACGATCCGGGATCTCAACGGCGTGGAAACCTTGATCCCCAACAGCAATCTGCTTGAACGGAACTTGACGAACTGGACCTATTCCAGCTTTCGCAAGCGGTATTCGTTGCGCATTGCAGTCGCGACCGGATCGGATGCGCGGCGCGTGAAGGACAGACTGCGTGACTTGGCCGGTCAACACGGGCAAATCCTCAAAGAGCCGGATCCCTACGTCCTGTTTGAAGACTTCAGCGAGCAGGCCCTGGTGTTCGTCCTCCATTACTGGATCGAGATCAGTCCCGGCATCGATGCAGCGACGGTCGCGAGCGACCTGCGCTTCATGATTGAACGGACGTTTGCTGAAGAAAACATTGTCAGGAAATAA
- a CDS encoding translation initiation factor produces the protein MKEKKRIPTDGELVAWKSPFAALRHVELPPVQPREKTAGPVATSLAQAKSRGRVDIIRQTAHRGGKTVTVITGFVGISEAEKAQLAKEMQKACGAGGTVKEGRIEIQGDRRDDVARMLTKAGFRPVLAGG, from the coding sequence ATGAAAGAGAAGAAACGCATTCCCACGGACGGTGAGTTGGTCGCATGGAAAAGTCCGTTCGCGGCGTTGAGGCATGTGGAACTGCCACCGGTGCAACCGCGGGAAAAGACCGCCGGGCCTGTTGCGACGTCGTTAGCGCAAGCGAAGAGTCGAGGCCGGGTGGATATCATTCGGCAGACGGCGCATCGCGGCGGCAAGACGGTCACGGTGATCACGGGATTTGTCGGCATCAGTGAGGCTGAGAAAGCACAACTCGCGAAGGAAATGCAGAAGGCCTGCGGCGCCGGCGGGACAGTGAAGGAAGGGCGCATCGAGATTCAAGGGGATCGGCGCGACGACGTCGCCCGTATGTTGACGAAGGCCGGATTTCGGCCGGTCTTGGCCGGTGGATGA
- a CDS encoding YihY family inner membrane protein, whose translation MMKLARIPQFLTQDLWTIDLSSAPRLQRIGIHTLRLGIAVAMEFRHRLLDARAAGLVYTTLLSLVPFLAVMFSVLKGFGVHQQIQPVLAQALEPLGAKGQEITDTIIGFVDNLKIGVLGAAGIAGLFYTTYSLIDKIEQALNAIWLVREGRSWGRKFTDYLSVVLVGPLLVATAFGLLASIHSHTLVQRVLEIQPFGYLVVWAGQLLPVAILSALFTFLYKFIPHTQVRIDSALVGGITAALLWGLAGDVFATFVTRSANYSAIYSGFAVLILFLLWLYVGWLIVLIGAQFSFFHQYPTAYLSRLLWQQGTPAFRERLALSLLLALTRRYLRGDGPLRADELAVELHLPVSLVEEQVEHLEEAGLLGLMAKPEGISLTKPPELITVKEVLDTTHKGRDADRVVPLPAGDPIRELLRRRDAAVQQALTGETLHSLAEAEESRESQLPEPHSPQAGPH comes from the coding sequence ATGATGAAACTGGCGCGCATCCCACAGTTCCTGACGCAAGATCTCTGGACCATCGACCTCTCGTCTGCCCCCAGACTCCAGCGCATCGGGATCCATACGTTACGGCTGGGGATCGCCGTGGCCATGGAATTCCGCCATCGATTGCTTGATGCGCGCGCCGCCGGACTGGTCTATACCACCCTCCTTTCGCTGGTGCCCTTTCTCGCCGTCATGTTTTCCGTCTTGAAGGGTTTCGGCGTTCACCAGCAGATCCAGCCGGTCCTGGCCCAAGCGTTGGAGCCGCTGGGAGCCAAAGGCCAAGAGATCACGGACACGATCATTGGCTTCGTGGACAATCTTAAGATCGGCGTCTTGGGAGCCGCCGGCATCGCAGGGCTCTTCTACACCACCTATTCGCTCATCGATAAGATCGAACAGGCGCTCAACGCCATCTGGCTCGTGCGGGAAGGACGGTCGTGGGGCAGAAAATTTACCGATTACTTAAGCGTCGTCCTGGTCGGCCCGTTACTGGTCGCCACCGCCTTCGGCTTGCTGGCATCGATCCATAGCCATACCCTGGTGCAGCGCGTCCTGGAAATCCAACCGTTCGGCTACCTGGTGGTCTGGGCCGGTCAACTGTTGCCCGTTGCCATCCTGAGCGCGCTGTTCACATTCCTGTATAAATTCATACCCCACACGCAGGTGCGAATCGATTCGGCGCTCGTCGGAGGCATCACGGCCGCGCTGCTCTGGGGACTCGCTGGAGACGTCTTCGCCACATTCGTGACGCGGTCGGCCAACTATAGCGCAATCTATTCCGGATTCGCGGTGCTCATCCTGTTTTTATTGTGGCTCTACGTCGGATGGTTGATCGTGCTCATCGGGGCGCAGTTTTCGTTTTTCCACCAATACCCCACCGCGTATTTATCGCGTCTCCTCTGGCAGCAAGGCACCCCTGCGTTTCGAGAGCGGTTGGCCTTGAGCCTGCTGCTGGCCCTGACCCGTCGATATTTAAGGGGTGACGGCCCCTTGCGAGCGGACGAACTGGCCGTCGAACTCCATCTCCCCGTGTCACTGGTGGAGGAACAGGTGGAGCACCTGGAGGAAGCGGGGCTGCTCGGCCTCATGGCGAAACCGGAAGGCATCAGTCTCACCAAACCGCCCGAGCTGATCACGGTCAAAGAGGTGCTGGATACCACCCACAAGGGACGGGACGCCGACAGGGTCGTCCCCCTGCCCGCCGGCGATCCGATCCGTGAACTGTTGCGACGACGCGATGCCGCCGTCCAGCAGGCGCTCACCGGGGAGACACTGCACTCTCTCGCCGAAGCCGAAGAATCTCGTGAATCCCAGTTACCCGAGCCGCACTCCCCACAAGCAGGCCCCCATTGA